Genomic DNA from Helicoverpa armigera isolate CAAS_96S chromosome 10, ASM3070526v1, whole genome shotgun sequence:
ATGTGGCAAAATTTTCGTGCCTGCAGTCTCAATTTAATAAACCGTTTAAGCTTCTTGAAAAGTTTGGTACTCCCAtgtatgttttctttaattcAACTCTCTATTCATCTTGAAACAAGCCTATGCACAATTTGTATTGAAAACTTTATATTtggtaaaataaacttttggtGAATCATTTAATTTCCCGCCATCGTTTTATCTGATAATACTTATCCAGCCACTTAGAGAGATAAGTTTATTCAAACAGTCAGAGGATTAATTCTAACATTTTCAGGATAACGTTCCTACATATTTGGACCTTGTTTTATAATCAGAGTGGTATAGTAATGGTTGGTTTCATTTTTCGCAGGCGATGAACGTTTAACCGCGCAATGGATCATCGAGATGGATGGAGTGGCGGAGAGTCGGTGGCGACCGAGAACTCTACTGATAATTCCCGGGCCGCTGAACGCGACCGGGTACGCATCGAGTTCTATGCCACGTATGACGTCATGACGGGCGTACGCATAGCCGCCACTCTTGGTGGCTTTTTTGCATTGATGGTCTTTCTGATCGTCTATAAAAGCCGCAGTAAATCTGTGAAGGCTTTAAATGATCCAAAAATAGTAGAAATGGCTGAAGCTGTTGTGGCAGAAGAGCAAGCAGTCGAAGAAGAGAGGCAACTAACGGCGGCGCTAGAGGAAGCTCTGTCCGAGCGTGCGCGTTCTCGTCCGTCAATAAGTGAGGAGCCTCCTTGGCCTCGCACAGCGCGGTTTGCGTCTTATGGAGGAGGCTACGGGAGCCTATTAACACCGCCACGTCGATTGTCGACTGTGCGCGGGGATTCGCTTCCCGGATCGGCGTTACGTTTCGTGGAGCGTCGGTCATCGGCCGGACCTCGCGATAGACGCCTGAGCTCAGCGACTTGTTCAAGCTCAGGAAGCTCGTATTTGGAAAGACGCGGTTCGTCAGTGGTATGCGCGCTACCCGAACGCCGGTTGTCTCCATGTCCTAGTGAGCGACTTGCCCCTCTTGCATCAGTGGGCAGCGTAGGCCCGTCCTATGCCGTAGAGTGTGAATTAGCGTCAGTGGGTGCGGATTCAGTGTTCGCAGAGGACGATGCGGACTCCACCGATGACGAGGTGGAGCAGTTCTCGACGGACAGTGGAGGTGGTGAGGCGACGTTAGTAGGCGAGTGCACGGAGCTCTCTAGTCGTCCCATGCCACTGCCGCTGCAGTTGGAACGTGCTTCACATTCACGGGAAACGTTGTTCTAGTCTAAGCCAATGGTAGCATTAAACTATTGGCTAATTTAATGTTaggtaacaaattaaaatatcgacGCTTTTTCACTCctcaaaaatctatttatttctagtttaaCATATCATTAAATTCGACATATCATTTGGTTTTAActaccaaattgaaattttattcatattctaTTTAACTAACGCAATACCCTAATATTGTAGGTAATGCTGTTGCTTCTTGACAAGAAAGGTACTTCTAAATGCAATATTTCGCTTTAACTTACgcgcttattatttatttcactaaCAAATGGAGTGAAAAATCAGtcgatattttaatatgtaaaaatcatttatgtatatagattgtttttgttgataaatTGATGTTTCATAATGTTGATGTTCCCAGCCCACggaaaaatgtaaacaatgtaCTAATTAATTCTATATGTTGCGTATGTGTACACATAAGTAGCAACTTAGTTAAATTATGCtcatgtgtatttattttgctaatgGCTGATCAGTGCAATACACATTTACTCACGCATACTTATCAGATTCCGCTGCTGGTATTCACCATAGTGTTCGATTCGATGTAAAAGTAATATGTAAAAATTTGCCGAATTAGTCATTTGtagttacattaaattaatgtaattatttaatataatagtttTCGACGAATTTTTTACTTCTGTATATTGCCACTCTATTTACAAAGTTCAACTCTACCGGGCTAACTGCCAACCCCACTGAAAGTGCGGTTGATGATCTAACCAAAGCATTGCCGACTCACATGGTGTTTGTACAATGTAGATATTAACTTGTTAGGGTAGATAGTCGTCAGTGAAGTCAATTGAGAATGTGTATTTGTATTATACTTAATTAGTTTTGTAAACTACAGTTTTACTTAGAAATCAAGGGCACAGAAGACCAATACGTCCTTTGAACAATAAAATTTGAAGTTGGAAGCGGCCTAAGATGTTGCTCGTACCAATGTCATTTTCCAAGTAAACTGCCACTGTAAGTTCTTGTTAGTAACGATGTTACTCGGACACCGGGGTTTTATTGATTCTGGGTGTTTCGATCCCGCCACAGCCACATGCGGGCCCAGTAGATTGATTACGCATAAGTCGTTTTTATTACGATTTAGATTTACGTGTTAGTTTATGTAATGTTCGTTGCTCGAATTAAAAAGAGCTCCCTGTAGTCTGTAAAATGttgaaatgtatgtaaaaaattgtaaatataaaacacaactcatttattgtttcatttgagTGACCTAAAAaccatttataaattttaatagaaCAAACGTTTGTTAATTGAGtattctattaattattttttttgtgatcatCATAAAAATAGGTATCACTGTCGACTCTTTTAATTAAGTATCGTGAGCTTTCCATTAATGCCGATTAATGGAAAGTCTGCAATGCACGTCCGTGCACCTAATGCTCGTGCGTGATAAATATAGGACATAATGATATTTTGTGTTACAATGATCTTTCATCAACTAGAATGGTCCGTGATGCTTCTTCTATGTGCTCATATActttatatactcccttatatacaATATTCGCCCGTAGGTATATACTCCCTCTATGTAAGTATCTAGTCCCTTATTCAACCCTTTTAATCCCTTTAGGGTATAACCTCTATGTACTATATTGAAGCCGTAGATGCGGGtggctgaagatcgagcaaagtggCGATCTTTGGGAGGAGGCCTTGTCCAGCAGAGGACGTCTTTCGGCCGACAACGACTGTCCTTATTTACTACCTTATCTACGGTTCCTATGTACCTaaacataaaaacaactttatataataattCCCTTATTAGACTCTCGCTATAAACTCCTGTATGTACTTGAATGAATTTAATGAATGTGAATTTCTTCAAccagaaagaaagaagaaaactttTTGCGAAGTTGCAAAACTCTTCAATCAGATACTGGCGCTTCTCTCGTGGAAAACTCCTTAAAGAGGTAAATCATCATAGCTCAAAGcttcaataaaactttaaagaaGCTGTTATTTAAATGAGGTGACCAAATATCAAAGGAAATCCTGTAGGCAACTAAAGCGCCAAACCCCAGTTTTATCTGTAGTGTCTGCAGTATTATGCCATTGAAAGTAGTCGTAAAACTTTACGACCAACATTTAGGTAAGGAGGCGAGAGaagtacttttaaaatattgctgATAAATACCTGGTTATGAATGAAGTATAAATATTGGGTGACGAGACAATTATTAGGGACCTTAAACTTTTCTGCTGCAACAACtagttaagtatttaaaaaccATAAATAACAAGGGAACTGAATAACCTTTAGCGTGGTTCACCGTCGTCGCGTGAAAACCACTCCCGGTCAAAAGAAGCCTACTCCTCTGGGGCCCTAGTTGGAGTAGGTATCTGTGTAtcagacaattaaaatatggtcagtagttttggcgtaaaagcgcgacagacaattactttcaaaattaaattattgatataTCGATTTAAATTTCGCGCGAAAACTCAATCAAGTCAAGTTTATTGTAATAgctaaattaaattcttattagATGATTGTGTCAGGATTCTACATTCTTTTTACCTTAACAGATCAATAATGAATGTAAGTATATcaatgaagtacaaaaattatctGATTCAATTTACAACCAATGTTTTCAATTTGCAAGCATTGTATTAAGGTTTTCGAACGCAAGTGCTTAGTTGTCATCGGTAATGTCATTGATCGTTTGACAGGCACTGTCAAAGTGTCAAGTGGCAGACCAAGAGGAGTGAGATTCTTAAATTTTGTAATAGTTGATttgataatttataattttgtggaTAGAAAATAATCAGCAATCATGGACGACGATTTGCCGACCGATTTCCAGGTCATCGTTGTGGGAACAGGTACGCTATATTATCCGTGTAATACTGCACCGGTCATGATGGCGATAGCAGCCTACTTATCGATCCTTTTTTTTCATACCTGTCTAGTCATCAGTTTTGCTTTTGAGAATGCTATTTAGCGGCTCATTTTGAAGGAATTATGGCCTCaacattatttcaatgtaattcTAAGTAATAATTATGGCATTTTAACACAAAGTACCGCCCTAATACTGCAGCTtagtcattaattaaatatttgcacATTCGGGCTGCTGTCATTGTCTGCACACTGAATTATGAATACAATTCATCAGTTGGTCAATACACTCACCAGTTTCAGAGTGTAAGCTATGAAATAGACACAATTCTAATTAAATGAtgtgaataattaattacattttgtttgatttcaATCAATGAATCATTGCAGATAATTATGTGGGCagagtataaaaaaaataaacaactgcttgaaaacatttattagaagaAATAAGTTTTCATGAACACTACATTCTAgacattattacaaaaactagcatttgatagttatttaaaaaaaatacttaatgggGTTGGATTATCTGGGTGTGGACTTCCATTGTTTATTGTAAACCCTAGAACTTTTATCTTTGTTATGACTGTTTATCaagatatttctttaaattttaagactttcatttattaattaatgaatgaataattttTTAAGAACAACTTTTTATGgataactataattttatgtatttgaagaAATTATAATTGGTACTCTTGTGCAGATTTTTGACTGCATTAGAGATTAATGTAATGTCTTTCATTAAAAgttgaattatttaaaagtcctttcaaagtaaagtaaatattttggggattgaatatatttttcatgttttcttaCCTCTCTGTTAGCGTACAGTTTACCTTTAGTATAAGTACCTGTTACCTTTGTTTAGGAATGGTGGAGTCCATTGTGGCTGCCGCCTGCAGCAGAATAGGAAAGAATGTCTTACATCTAGACTCCAGTGACCACTACGGAGGCCTATGGGCCTCCTACAACTTTGATGGTCTGCAGAAATTTATCAAAGAAGTAAATGCTGACCCAAAGAGACAACTGCAGGTCTATAATTTAGCTGAAAAATGGTATATTGAAAAGTAAgtataagatttttattgttgtttccTTAAATATATTGCGGATTGGTGACAAAGCACATTAGGTCTTTTGTCTGCCAGACAACAAAAAACTGATAATGATACATAAGTTTACTTATTACACAAAGTCAGACTGTTGGCTTTGACTTCAAAATgaaagtaaacaaaatgttattgtaaaaaCTTTGCTTTGTTTTTCCAAATTACCCATCAATCAATAAACAAGTTAATTGTTTTCAAAAGGGAATCGCCACAAGatgaaaagaaagaagaagGTGAGGAGAAGCCAGAAGATGCTAAACCAGAACCAGGCAAGAAAGTATGGAGCCAAGCCAACTTCGCCTCGGAGTATAGGAAGTTCAACATTGACATGACACCTAAGGTATGGAACATTCTAGACTGCTATTTGAAATTAGAAGCTGTTggattttcttcttttttaaacattttttagaGCAATTCTTTATTCAAACATTTAAGAAGGTCTTCATAAACAAGAACTTCCATTGTTCACTTAGCTCCTGTTCTCTCGTGGTCCTCTCGTCGAGCTCCTGATCTCATCCAACATCGCTCGTTATGCGGAGTTCCGTTGCGTCACACGGGTCCTGACGTGGCTCAGCGACAAGCTAATGCCCGTCCCTTGCTCCCGAGCCGATGTGTTCGCCACCGAAGCCGTCGGCATCGTAGAAAAACGTCAGCTCATGAAAATGCTGACGTCAATCGTCGGCTACAATGAGGAGGAGATGAATAACGAATTTAAAGGTCAGTTTTTAGGCGGTAAAGAAATCTATTGTGTTGATCATCTAATTATTGAACCAATTCTTTGACCAACTGAATGTTTTGCTCAGTCTTTTTTGGCGTCATCaggttaattaaaaacaatattaatctCTAGATTGGAACGACAAGACCTTCAAAGAGTACCTAGCACACAAGGGTCTGACTCCCAACCTCATCCACTACGTACTG
This window encodes:
- the LOC110374409 gene encoding uncharacterized protein LOC110374409 gives rise to the protein MDHRDGWSGGESVATENSTDNSRAAERDRVRIEFYATYDVMTGVRIAATLGGFFALMVFLIVYKSRSKSVKALNDPKIVEMAEAVVAEEQAVEEERQLTAALEEALSERARSRPSISEEPPWPRTARFASYGGGYGSLLTPPRRLSTVRGDSLPGSALRFVERRSSAGPRDRRLSSATCSSSGSSYLERRGSSVVCALPERRLSPCPSERLAPLASVGSVGPSYAVECELASVGADSVFAEDDADSTDDEVEQFSTDSGGGEATLVGECTELSSRPMPLPLQLERASHSRETLF